One Mesorhizobium sp. L-2-11 genomic region harbors:
- a CDS encoding MmoB/DmpM family protein, producing MSTAARDASQSNIFRSMKDITFEQTISHQCGVTMNDSVEARAIAEFMGLKPNVTVTYQPAMIRIDGVGKLTFKMDEISEYLGREMTAETFEVNSSTHYGRMVRIDDNTVILFGNMDEMFEYIE from the coding sequence ATGTCAACTGCAGCACGCGACGCATCGCAATCCAACATCTTCAGGTCGATGAAGGACATCACCTTCGAACAGACGATTTCGCATCAGTGCGGCGTCACCATGAACGACTCGGTGGAAGCCAGGGCCATCGCTGAATTCATGGGCCTGAAGCCGAACGTAACCGTCACCTACCAACCGGCGATGATCCGCATCGATGGCGTCGGCAAGCTGACCTTCAAGATGGACGAGATCAGCGAATATCTCGGCCGCGAGATGACGGCGGAAACCTTCGAGGTCAACAGCTCCACCCATTACGGGCGGATGGTGCGCATCGACGACAACACCGTGATCCTGTTCGGCAACATGGACGAGATGTTCGAATACATCGAATAG
- a CDS encoding NADH:ubiquinone reductase (Na(+)-transporting) subunit F — MSETHTVRLSPVGVEFDVENGETVLNAAFRQGIALPHGCKEGQCSACKSVLLEGEVDMLKYSTFALNDMEKESGHVLLCRCIAYSDLEVELLNYDEEILAKAIAVKTFKGRIARIEHLTHDIRGIEIELGSPIKFWAGQYVDITVTTQKGETITRSFSMANTPDQTEKLCFIIKKYPDGKFSGELDSGGIKVGAEITVVGPYGTCFRREERQGPLVLVGAGSGMSPIWSILNDHLKSGEKRPVYFFYGARTRNDLFYLDRIAELIGQHSDVTFIPVLSHATDDAEWEGERGFLHQSVDAKLKQLAVDGQGDVHACGPPPMIDALQPVLFMNGFETERIFFDKFTTSAGATPAH; from the coding sequence ATGTCGGAAACCCACACGGTCAGGCTCAGCCCGGTCGGCGTCGAATTTGATGTCGAAAATGGCGAAACGGTACTCAACGCCGCTTTCCGCCAGGGCATCGCGCTGCCGCACGGTTGCAAGGAAGGGCAATGCTCCGCCTGCAAAAGCGTGTTGCTCGAAGGCGAAGTCGACATGCTCAAATATTCGACCTTCGCACTGAACGACATGGAGAAGGAGAGCGGCCACGTCCTTTTATGCCGCTGCATCGCCTACTCCGATCTGGAAGTCGAGCTTCTCAACTACGACGAGGAGATTTTGGCGAAAGCGATCGCCGTGAAGACGTTCAAGGGCCGGATTGCTCGGATCGAGCACCTGACCCACGACATTCGCGGCATCGAGATCGAACTCGGCTCGCCGATAAAGTTCTGGGCGGGGCAATATGTCGACATCACGGTTACCACGCAAAAAGGGGAGACGATTACGCGCTCGTTCTCCATGGCAAATACGCCGGACCAAACCGAAAAACTCTGCTTCATCATCAAAAAATACCCTGACGGAAAGTTCTCTGGAGAACTCGATTCCGGAGGAATCAAGGTTGGAGCCGAAATCACCGTCGTCGGACCCTACGGAACCTGTTTCCGTCGGGAAGAACGGCAAGGACCCCTAGTCCTGGTCGGCGCCGGCTCGGGCATGTCGCCGATCTGGTCGATCCTCAACGACCATCTGAAGAGCGGCGAGAAACGTCCGGTCTATTTCTTCTACGGTGCCAGGACCCGCAACGACCTGTTCTATCTCGACAGGATCGCCGAGCTGATCGGCCAGCATTCGGATGTCACTTTCATTCCCGTGCTGTCGCACGCGACTGATGACGCCGAATGGGAAGGCGAACGCGGTTTCCTACACCAGAGTGTCGACGCCAAGCTCAAGCAACTGGCGGTCGACGGGCAGGGCGATGTTCATGCCTGCGGCCCGCCGCCGATGATCGATGCGCTTCAGCCGGTTCTGTTCATGAACGGGTTCGAGACGGAGCGGATCTTCTTCGACAAGTTCACAACATCGGCAGGTGCAACGCCGGCCCACTGA
- a CDS encoding aromatic/alkene monooxygenase hydroxylase subunit beta, translating to MPAISSSVGSGAAGAAIFADSDSRKYRYFDPKGQRATHYEDMTVDVQPDPERYLIQDWIISFADGKGAYVKQNTAAQSSNWHAFRAPDQEWERTHYQRQSKIETMVQSVINNARKSGAPKTFDNAWVKILQTQLGAWKHAEFGLGTSLMQAQRYGYTQMINNATLTNSSYKLRLAQDITLYLAEIGMDLSGWDDELGKKAWLEDNNWQGAREAVETIMGAADYLEQYFAINIVFEPLVGEAFRSGFLMQIAAANHDFITPAVISAAEADYERNLANTIDLMHMLANDEKHGAANKKLFQGWVKKHGALADKAATGLQPIWSMPHSKPVAFADVRAKSEERIAQILGELGLKR from the coding sequence ATGCCAGCTATCTCGAGTTCAGTCGGATCCGGAGCCGCCGGCGCGGCGATCTTTGCCGACTCCGACAGCCGGAAGTACCGGTATTTCGACCCCAAGGGCCAGCGCGCCACGCACTACGAAGACATGACGGTCGACGTACAGCCTGACCCAGAGCGCTACCTGATCCAGGACTGGATCATCTCTTTTGCCGACGGCAAGGGCGCCTATGTCAAGCAGAACACCGCCGCGCAGAGCTCCAACTGGCATGCCTTCCGCGCCCCCGATCAGGAGTGGGAACGCACGCACTACCAGCGCCAGTCGAAGATCGAGACGATGGTGCAGAGCGTCATCAACAATGCCCGCAAATCGGGGGCGCCCAAGACCTTCGACAACGCCTGGGTCAAGATCCTGCAGACGCAGCTCGGTGCCTGGAAACATGCCGAATTCGGGCTCGGCACCTCGCTGATGCAGGCGCAGCGTTACGGCTACACCCAGATGATCAACAACGCGACGCTGACCAACTCGTCCTACAAGCTGCGGCTCGCGCAGGACATCACGCTCTACCTTGCCGAGATCGGCATGGACCTTTCCGGCTGGGACGACGAACTCGGCAAGAAGGCCTGGCTCGAGGACAACAACTGGCAAGGCGCCCGCGAAGCGGTCGAGACCATCATGGGCGCGGCCGACTATCTCGAACAGTATTTCGCCATCAACATCGTCTTCGAACCGCTGGTCGGGGAAGCATTCCGGTCAGGTTTCCTGATGCAGATCGCCGCCGCCAACCATGACTTCATCACGCCTGCGGTGATCTCGGCAGCCGAGGCCGACTATGAGCGCAACCTCGCCAACACGATCGACCTCATGCACATGCTCGCCAACGACGAGAAGCATGGCGCGGCGAACAAGAAGCTCTTCCAGGGCTGGGTCAAGAAGCACGGCGCGCTCGCCGACAAGGCGGCCACTGGCCTGCAGCCGATCTGGTCGATGCCGCATTCAAAGCCGGTCGCTTTCGCCGATGTCCGTGCCAAATCCGAGGAACGGATTGCCCAGATACTCGGCGAACTTGGCCTCAAGCGCTGA
- a CDS encoding aromatic/alkene/methane monooxygenase hydroxylase/oxygenase subunit alpha — protein sequence MTMTSLTLNKITSQRGISVGEATKKIADLGWNPSYVQEAMTFPTDYKINKTPRDPMKQVLRSYFPMQEEKDNRVYGALDAALRGDMFRNVEPRWVEWMKLFLAIIPFPEISAARSMAMVARIAPGEELRTGFTMQMIDEFRHSTIQMNLKKWYMENYIDPAGFDITEEAFGKCYATTIGRQFAEGFITGDTMTAACMYLTVVAETAFTNTLFVAMPSEAARNGDYALPTVFLSVQSDESRHIGNGHSLLMAALKEPENHLLLERDLRYAFWQNHAIVDAAIGTFIEYGTTNRDKNKESYAEMWHRWIYEDYYRTYMLPLEKYGIKVHHDDVQAAWERITKKNYVHKVGQFFAVGWPVNFWRIEAQTDKDFEWFEHKYPGWYAEFGDFWKWYAKLSHKGEKVLLFNNDVGYVYPHRCWSCLVPCLIREDMVVGEIDGQLHTFAHELDKWTATVAFADEYQGRSTPAMGRFSGKREWETLYDGWDLADAIKDLNFVRSDGKTLVPQPHMRFDDKEMWTLDDVRGNKLGSPLNALRAMSPADREKHLAEYRAGFTIKPCN from the coding sequence ATGACCATGACGTCTCTGACGCTCAACAAGATCACCTCGCAACGCGGAATCTCCGTCGGCGAGGCAACCAAGAAGATTGCCGATCTCGGCTGGAATCCTTCCTACGTTCAGGAAGCGATGACGTTTCCGACGGACTACAAGATTAACAAGACACCGCGCGACCCGATGAAGCAGGTTTTGCGGTCGTACTTTCCGATGCAGGAAGAGAAGGACAACCGGGTCTACGGCGCGCTGGATGCGGCGCTGCGCGGCGACATGTTCCGCAATGTGGAACCGCGCTGGGTCGAGTGGATGAAACTGTTCCTGGCGATCATTCCCTTCCCGGAAATCTCGGCTGCCCGCTCGATGGCGATGGTCGCCCGTATCGCTCCTGGCGAGGAACTCAGGACCGGCTTCACCATGCAGATGATCGACGAGTTTCGGCACTCGACGATCCAGATGAACCTGAAGAAATGGTACATGGAGAACTACATCGATCCGGCTGGCTTCGACATCACCGAGGAAGCCTTCGGCAAATGCTACGCCACGACTATCGGCCGGCAGTTCGCGGAAGGCTTCATCACCGGCGACACCATGACTGCCGCCTGCATGTACCTGACCGTGGTGGCCGAAACCGCCTTTACCAACACGCTGTTTGTCGCCATGCCTTCGGAAGCTGCCCGCAACGGCGACTACGCGCTGCCGACCGTCTTCCTGTCGGTGCAGTCCGACGAGAGCCGGCATATCGGTAATGGCCACTCACTGCTGATGGCGGCCCTCAAGGAGCCGGAAAATCATCTGCTGCTCGAGCGCGACCTGCGCTATGCCTTCTGGCAGAACCACGCGATCGTCGATGCGGCCATTGGCACGTTCATCGAATACGGCACCACCAACCGCGATAAGAACAAGGAGTCCTACGCGGAAATGTGGCACCGCTGGATCTATGAGGATTACTACCGCACCTACATGCTGCCGCTCGAGAAATACGGCATCAAGGTCCATCACGACGACGTCCAGGCGGCCTGGGAACGCATCACCAAGAAGAACTATGTCCACAAGGTCGGACAGTTCTTCGCGGTTGGCTGGCCGGTCAATTTCTGGCGCATCGAAGCTCAGACCGATAAGGACTTCGAGTGGTTCGAGCACAAATATCCGGGCTGGTACGCCGAATTCGGCGACTTCTGGAAATGGTACGCCAAGCTCAGCCACAAGGGCGAGAAGGTGCTGCTGTTCAACAACGACGTCGGTTACGTCTATCCGCATCGCTGCTGGTCCTGCCTCGTACCTTGCCTGATCCGCGAGGATATGGTGGTCGGCGAGATCGACGGCCAGTTGCACACCTTCGCCCATGAACTCGACAAGTGGACTGCCACCGTGGCGTTCGCCGACGAATATCAGGGCCGTTCGACGCCCGCGATGGGCCGCTTCAGCGGCAAGCGCGAATGGGAGACGCTCTATGACGGCTGGGATCTGGCCGATGCCATCAAGGACCTGAACTTCGTCCGCTCCGACGGCAAGACGCTTGTTCCGCAGCCACATATGCGTTTCGACGACAAGGAGATGTGGACGCTGGACGACGTGCGAGGCAACAAGCTCGGGTCGCCGCTCAACGCGCTGCGTGCCATGTCACCCGCGGACCGCGAGAAGCACCTGGCGGAATACCGGGCCGGCTTCACGATCAAACCCTGCAACTGA